Below is a window of Syntrophomonas wolfei subsp. wolfei str. Goettingen G311 DNA.
TTTCATCACCCTTTTACAATATTTACTTACCTAATATATGATTTGTGCAGATAAAGTGTTAATTATAAATTAACGGTGCCAGGCACTTAAGTTGTTAAGTTATTGAAGCTGCCCCCTGCAAGTATTACTGATACTCCCCGGCCCTTAGTATTAATTTTGTCCCTATAACTCAGGGTAAACCTGGTCTGAGTGCGGTTCACTTTTAAGGATACTGCGCAAAAATATAAATATGCTGCACCCATTTTTCAACGCTACTTGTACTTGCGGGTATGGGAGATAAGAAAAGCAAGGGATAAGGGGTGAGGTAACGCATGAAAGCATAGTGAGAAAGGCTCAGTTAATCGATAGGCTCAATACACTGCGGGTCGTCATTTTTTGGGCTGTTTACCCGGTTGGATACCGGATAGGCGATGACATCGTTTACAGACTTTAGCTGCTTTAAAAATAAACGAGCTTCAGCAGCACTCTTTCCATTGAATCCGTGTAACCAGTAATCCTCCTGATCTCGCTCCAGGATAAGTGGCATCCTATCATGAATATGAGCCAGGGATGGAACCGGGATAGTAGTTACTATGGTATAAGAATGAAGAATTTCTCCATTGGGATTACTCCACTGTTCCCAAAGGCCGGCAAAAGCAAACAGCTGCTTGGACGGTATGATGATGCGTACTGCCTGTTTGCCCTCCTTTGTCTTTTGCCATTCATAATAACCATCCGCTGGAATGAGACACCTGCGTTCCCTTACTGCATATTTGAAGGATGCCTTTTCTTCAAGGGTTTCCACCCGAGCATTGATGAGCTTGCTGCCCATACTCCGTTCTTTGGCCCAAAAAGGTACCAAGCCCCATTGCATCATCTCCAATTGCCGCTGGCCGCTGCGTTCCAGCACAATCGGCATAATCTGGGTAGGTGCAACATTATAGCGTGCTTTCATCTGTTGATTCGCTTTAGAACAAAGAAAACGTTCCGCTACTTCATCCAATTGCACAGCAAGGGTATAACGACCACACATAGTATCCCTCCCAGCTTAATCTAATGGATTTTAAATGGCAGATACTTTAACATAAAAAGAGCGTTGACGCGGACCATCAAATTCGCAGAAATAGATTCCCTGCCAGGTTCCCAGCAACAAGCGGCCAGCTGTTACTGGAATAGTTTGCGATATGCCTATGGTGCTGGCTTTTAAATGGGCTGCGGAATTGCCTTCCCTATGGCGATAAGCCGGGTGCTTCCAGGGGAAGAGCTCATCCAATCTCAT
It encodes the following:
- a CDS encoding SOS response-associated peptidase; amino-acid sequence: MCGRYTLAVQLDEVAERFLCSKANQQMKARYNVAPTQIMPIVLERSGQRQLEMMQWGLVPFWAKERSMGSKLINARVETLEEKASFKYAVRERRCLIPADGYYEWQKTKEGKQAVRIIIPSKQLFAFAGLWEQWSNPNGEILHSYTIVTTIPVPSLAHIHDRMPLILERDQEDYWLHGFNGKSAAEARLFLKQLKSVNDVIAYPVSNRVNSPKNDDPQCIEPID
- a CDS encoding secondary thiamine-phosphate synthase enzyme YjbQ; the encoded protein is MLHQLKLTTGQHEQMIDITAQVQNVVEQEGVREGMVLVYCPHTTAAITINENADPTVVQDILMRLDELFPWKHPAYRHREGNSAAHLKASTIGISQTIPVTAGRLLLGTWQGIYFCEFDGPRQRSFYVKVSAI